The segment TCCCTTTTGCCCCAGGAGAGCCTTTGCCATATCCGCCCAGCCAAGGGGCTGTCAAAGCTTCTTTGTCCCAAAGACGTACGCCTTCGATCCATTCTGTTGTCATGACTCGTTTCGAGGAAAGATCACGATATACCTTGGGAATATAAACACGACCGTTCAACCGTGGTTCACCTGCTACTAGTCCAGCCATCTGCTCTGAGTTGTTTGCTTCATTTACAAAGTCCGTTTCTAGCATTAAGCGCTCAGTAATATAAGGCACTAGGCTGTATAATGGAAGATCGAACCAATATGTGTATACTTTCATCACTACTCTGAAGATATCGTTAGCAAGATCCGGGATTTCCGAATGCTTTGAAATGCAAGAAACTCACTTGAAAGCCCACAGATCCCAACCAACTTGACTAGCAATCTCTCGTTTCTGAACCTTGATTGCTACTTCTCTCCCATCAGCCAACCTCGCCCAATGAACTTGCGCAACAGATGCTGAAGCTCTGGCCTTTGTTTCGATAATTCCACTCCCAGGCTTATTTGTATAACTAACACCAAACACTTCCTCTGGACTTTTACCTCCAAAGTCTTCCCTGATAACCTTCTCTACGTCGTGCCACTCATTCTGCGGCGCATCATCGAACATTCTCGCAAACATTTTCTGGAATTCAGGAGGCAAGACTGCACTTTGCATAGCAATTGCTTGTCcaattttcaaatacaatCCTCCATTTTGGTGTAGCAGATTGAACATCCTCTCAGCATTCCTCCTGTGCAAGTCCGTAATGTCACCCCCAAGAATCGGATTTGGTCTAAAATTAAGCTTATAATCGATCGCCACCAATATACCCAAGCCGAACGTTCGCAATGATCTGGTAATAGAGGATGCGTATAGTTGTGTGTCTATGAGATAGGCTATGCCTGTCGCCGCCGAGACATATAGTAATCTTCGTCCCCATTTTATGGTTCGAGGATATAGCTTTGGCGGGGCAGCCTTTCCCAAAGATGCTGGCGAAGGAGGGACGAAAGGTTGATATCTTTGCGCATGGACTAAACGTTGGGGGACCTTTGAGTATACATGATATCCAATGGCTTCCGTCTTCGGTCGAATTAAAAATTGACTTGATTGTTGTCGTGCCTGGCGGGATATTTGGTGTGTGGAAGAGAATGTATTGAATAACGACTTGTTACATGATGGTACAATGAGCCCCGACCTCCTGCCTGCATTTCGCAGGTACATGGCTACGTTGAAAGGCCGACGTGAATGGAATACATAGAGGAAGCAAAAAGTTCAATATTCGATGACGATAATATAAGGAAAAGTATCAGCTAGTTCCCACCGTTATCGTTGATAAGAAATCAGGTTGTGTTAACCCCGCGCCGTCCCGTTTCCCGGCTTTACTAAGCGGCTCGGTCGAGTTGACATATCCTTTGATGATGGAGGCTCCACGGTTTCTCCTTGGATTTTCTTAGCATTATTGGCaacgaggatgaagatggagatggagatggagatgcttCCAATAGCAAATGGCTGAAGAATGGGGGGGTGGTCGGTTGTGTCCTTTCGAgaaatcatcatcgaatACGAAGGACAAAGGAAGGGCCGTCACTACTCACAACTCATTACCCAGTGCGTTCTACCAGATCCTCCTCCTTcacatatcatcatctcgtATAATATTGGTATTTGCACGACCAGTTTGTATGTCAACTCATCACGCAACCCATCACGCAACTCATCACGCAACccatcaaacaaacaaaccatcAAACAAACCACCAGCGCCAGGAAAAGACCACCCGCCGGCAATTGAGCACATCCATATTGTACTCTGTATGATCGTCCCGGGATTTTATGCGGAAGGGGGAATGTTACAACTTGCGAGGACCGTGTTTGAAGGGGCCCAGGACTTTCCACCCATGGGAAATGTTGAGAATGGATTGTGATTATTGgcaattcatttattatgTGCCCCCGCCTCATACTAGAGCACTATCAGAGCAAATGCATGCCTCCACCGAAGCGACTGCCGTCACCCTTTAGGTTCAAAGACGCATTAATTCGAGATTATGCACTGCTAGGTCCTTGGTAGATTCTTGGTAGGTCTTCTCGGTGGATGCTTATTCTGATTCCTCGTTTCGATTCTCGGCGATTGATCTATTAGGGAGGTGGCTATCGACGAGCAGCTTCACACGCACTCACCACCAAGATTACGATAGACTCGAGAGAATAGAGAGGGGGTTAGTATACTGGAGTGATAGACTCCAATGGCCCgagaaaaagcaaaggcaCAGCAGAACTAAATATAAACTTGAATGATTTGCATATCCATCGCATATCCATCGCATGTCCATCGCACAGAAACAATAGCTCCAGCTTCGGATGTATAACTTTAGATGTCGCATGAAGCGTTTGAAGATCCTCATAATGTCTCTGGAAACGAATGTCCACGCGGAGATTTAGTTTGTTACAGCGAAACCGTGTGCCAGGAAGGTGTGAGCCAGCCAGCCAGGGAGTTCATGTGTTCAAGGGAGGTGGTGAGCATTCAATTCTCGtgctcttctttctcatgcTCTCCATGAAGTAGGTAAGCGGTGGGCAATTGATACTGCGAATACTGCGAATACTGCGAATACTGCGAACATCACAAATCCTATTCGCAAGatcctcttttcttcctttcctttcctttccttgccTTCTCCTCgccctcccctccctcccctcccctcccttccccatattatctatctatctagtaCCTGCCATTCATACCAGCGTGTCTCCATTTTATCGCCCTCGGCTCATTGTCATCTGCATAATCGACCGCAATCAAGCTGCCTTGATAAATTTCCGAGAAAGAGAAGCTGTCGTGGTCTtgttctccttcttctttagAATAAAGTGCCATATGCATCCTTCCATACATACCCAGCACACAACCAAGATCAACTTTAACCAGCGGGGCTGAGCAATTCACAATTCACAATTCACAATTCATCACGAgaataccataccatactaTTGCTCTGCGGAGTACAGAATCCTTCCTATGCAGCGTGTACAGTAGTTCGAGACGAGACGCTTTTGAACGGCGCGAACCCTTCCCCCCTCACAGCCAGGGACGGACAATCATAATCTGAAACGCGCATAAGATTGAGACAGAAAATTCCCACCACATGGAATGAAAAGACTGACATGACAGTCTGAAAGAtctgaaagattgaaagaccATCATCGTCCGTTCCGGTACAGTCCAATATTCGAGGATTGCAAAACATACACCACTTCCTGCACACTTGTCTCTACCATCCTCCCTCCGACTCTTATCCAAGATTACGATTTTTCACTTACACAGCCTTTGAAATCTCGGAAGAATTGAATCTTGGCTGAAGTCGAGACCAATTGAATCCCACTCCACGCGATATCCCTTCAAGGTTCTGCTGCACTGCTTGCCTTTAACCTTCGCTTTAAACCTACAACGACATAGTCCGAGGAACCGTTCTTGGAAGGCGTGGGCTATCAACGCTCTTAACCTTGCTTTTCCCAGAAGCCAAAGTCAATCCTAATCACAATCTACAAAAAACACATGTACTTTGGCTGCTGCCCATCTCTTTTCCCTAGTCCCCGCCTGCTTCTAGTCTCTCAGAAAAGGTTATTGTAGGGAGGAAACTACAACAGCGACAGCAACATCAACGTCCATTGATCCGGTCTTTGTCGTCCAATTTATGACTTAATTCACTGAAATCGTATTCCATTTATCGATGTCTAGTCAGGAGTGGGGAATTAAGGACAACAATAATCATCACAATCGACGAATTGAGAACTTGAGACTTGAGGTACATTCCGCGACAACATCACCTGGACACCCTTTGATCGAAAGTTCCTCGATACTCGCCGCGTCTTAAAGACGCTGGCACTTCCATTTTTTACGCACCAGCATAGCACAGGACAACAAAATGTTAAGACCGGCGACTCCGTTGTCGCTTTTGCTGCTCGCTGCATTTGCATGCTTGCTCGTATCAATTCTCTCGACTCCTATAATCAAGTCGATACCATTGGCCTCTTTCGATGGAGTTCAGTTTGGAGTCTTTGGTTTTTGTAAAGGAAGCACTTGTAGCAATGTTGAAATTGGGTATAGTACTGGTAAGTTTTAATTCTCGAATGCATACTCTTTCTATACATGCTTCCGCGCAATGGGTACTTTAGCATACCAAGCACAGCACTGATAGCaaataattatttagaaAGTCTTTACGATGAAACTCAATCAGCTACATTCGATCTCTCTACAAAGACTAGATCAACATTATCTGCTATTCTCATTATCCACCCGGTAGCTGCGCTATTCACACTTATCATGCTAATCTTAGCCATCGCCGCCCACTTCCATGCACCGTCACATTCCCCTCGATACCTGTTGGGAATATTCATACTGAGCATCTTAACTTTGATTCTCACCTTACTCGCATTCCTCATCGATGTTCTACTCTTCGTACCTCACATGGCATGGGGCTCATATGTTGTGCTCGCCGCCACAATCATTATTGCCGCAAGTGGTGTTGTGTCATGCGCTATGCGCCGAACGCTGGTTAGTAGAAAAGCAAGGAAGCGCCGCATTGAGGAGAACGCAGAGATGAATGGGGAAAATTTCTACAACCGTCAAGGAACTGAAACAATCTCTCCGGTCGCCACTGACACCAGCATTTCGAAAAATCCGGCCAACGAGAAATTACCAACATTTGCTACATTTGATGCGAATAACAATGAACGCACTAGTGACGAACGGATACCTCTGACTACAAGAACCCCAACAACGGAAAACTCTCCTACCAATGTCCCTGGTGGATCTATTAGGAGCCAGGGAATGGACGGTTACAACGGACCACAATCAGGTACCCCATCTATGGATCAATACGGAAACCCAATTCCGATGATGCCGATGATGCCGCAAGTAGGAAATGCATACGGTATGCGAAACCGTGACCAATCTGCCGGGCCACCAGGACAGGCATTGAGCCACCAGTATTCTAACACTTCCATGAATTCGAGAGGGCGAGGTGGAATGCCACCAGGGCCACCAGGAAGAGGTGGTTATGGACCACCAAGGGGTGGATATAGAGGAGGTTATGGGGGCCCTCCACCAGGCCCAAACCGTGGAGGGTATGGCTATGGCCAACCAAGAGGGGGTTATGGTCCGAGAGGGGGGTATGGTCCGAGAGGCGGTGGTTACCCAGGCCCGTACAGAGGAGGGATGAACAACGGAATGATGGCGATGGGTAACGGTGGAAGAGCGCCTCCGCCCGGATATGACAGCCGAGGACCTTCTGATCCTTCGGCGCCTATTGGTGGATTCAGGGATGCTTCTCCGGCGCCTCCGGGTGGATATATTGCATATAGACCAGACGAAATAAGACCTAGTAGCTTACCTCGTGCCGAATCACCTCCGCCTTTGGACGATTTGGAAAATTCGGAAAATGCTGGCATGGTTGGACAGGCGATCGAAATGGTTAGTAGTATATCGCCTTGAAACATTGATGATACTAATTTGGCATTAGGATGCGACAACCGGAAGTCCGTCACATCCCCCTCCAGGGTTTGTCGGGCAATTCGGCAATCTTAGAGACAGTGATGGTGATGTCGCTGGAATGGTGGGGCTACAACAGCAAAAAATACAGCAAAAGCATGAGACTTTGATCAGTGAAACGAGTCAGTATAGCCAAGACGAGTAAGTGATCTTCCATCATTGAGTCGCCAAGTTTCTAATGTGGTCAGATATATACCACCAAGACAAGTATGGGGACAGCAAGCAGGTAGATCATCACCTCTGAACCCTGCATCCCAACCTGTCGAACCTCCTCCTAGCGATTCTACTCACAAACGAGAAAACTCGAATGATAATTATTACGAAGACGTTGACCCACGTTTTGCCGatccagctccagctccagctctAGCTCCAGCGACAAAGTCGTCTCTGACAATTCCCGCCGCCATGAATCTTGCTGCACATCCGTTGAATAACCATTATGATCCTAACACTCACCTTCAACCAAATCCTTTAAGCAACTTAGATGGCAACAACTCTTACAATTCTTTAGAAGAGCTTCAGTCGGGGCAGCGCTCTCCAGCTGAATCTGAGAGATCTACTTTTACGTCAGTGTCACAACGAGGGATCAATCCCAGATGGAACGGAGGCGCTAGTGGCTACGCGGGACCTCCAATGCCGAATAGGAGGGCTGTCCCTCGACGCGAGGACGTTCTCTTGAATGACAATCCAGACTTCGCCTTGCCTACTGGTCGTGGTGGTCGAGGACCGCCTCGCGTCATGCGTGGTGGCATGATACCAAATTCTGCCTATCCAGGTGCCAGCGCTCTTTGAATTTGgcattatttattttcagaATTTTTTTCCGCCGTTGCCCTTCTCATTTTACAGTTTCCCCTACTTCATGACCTCATCAAATCGACTCGTAAATAATGCCactgtttttttttttcctttgtcGATATAGAGTCGCACGACCCACGGCGTTTTGGTTCTTTCAAACCTGTAAAGCATACATTTTATGAGATGCACAGTCATTTTGGGCTAACCAGTATCGCCGCCTTGTTCTTTTGTTCATATAATGGCTCCACACTTTGTGATTCATTTTCGACGATTGTTTAACAGCAATTTTGTGTAGCAAGCCTTACATTTTGGCCTCTGCTTTAGGAGTTAGTCTTTTGCATTCAAGCGGATTTGGGCAGGAAACTTTGGGCCGCGTAAGGCTAGATGGTCGTTGGGCTATGGGTGGTTGGTCAAAAATGGTgatcaaatgaaatgaagttCTGGCGCACAGCAGTTAATATGACTAGGGAGTGCAGAATGTGAGGTTGAGGGAGGTGGCAGGATTGAAAGAGCTTCACACATTATCGTGGGTGAGATGGCTATAGATTCTACAGACACAGACAAAGACACGTGAATACTTTAGCTAGTAGAGAATTAAATGAACCTTTcagatattaaaaattacATCAATATGAATGATTCTACTCTCACGTGAATGATTTTAAACCCAGTGAGCACACTGGTTTTTTGCCCGTCGGGCTTGTGTGATACAAATACAAGTACAAGTACAAGTGCAAgtaggcaggtaggtaggtactaaGTGAGTGATGCATAACATGATAGGGGGCTCGGAGCAAAGCGCGTCATTAGTGgcatgtatgatatgtatgatatgtatgatatgtatgatatgtatgatatgtatgatatgtatgatatgtatgatatgtatgatatgtatgatatgtatgatatgtatgatatgtatgatatgtatgatatgtatgatatgtatgatatgatgtgtaTGAGGAAAATTAGACATGTACAAATTGATGAttggtagtggtagtggttGTGATTGATGGTTATGATGGTTATGGGAGGAGATGtttctatataaatcttctatggtatgtatgtatggcaTTATACATTGGGTTTGGGCGAATGGTGCGTGTGTGCATCATGTAGGTGCGGGTTTGGGGGGGTTTTGGTGGGTGGATTTGAGGGTTTGTGCATTACGGGGTTggctgtgtgtgtgtgtgtgtgaggcTCGAgtgatgggatgtgatgggatgtgatgggatgtgatgtgagAGGGAGGATGAGGATCGAGACatggaaaatcaaaaaaaaaaaaaaaaaatcaaaaaaatcaaaaaaataaaaaaaatcagaaaGAAGTcgagagagggagatggtTTGGggaagatagatggatgatagatggatgaatgaatgaatggatggatggatggatggatggatgggagataGGGGGTTATTATATGATATATTAGTTATTATTATGTTGTGTTATCgcggtaggtaggtaggtaggtaggtaggtatgagtatgagtatgagtatgagtatgagtatgagtatgagtatgagtatgagtatgagtatgagtatgagtatgagtatgagtatgtaGATCCGTAAGTAAGCATGAgcattaataataataagaggAAATCTTATTGATACAGGTAACTTATTAACTCTACGGAGTACCTAGTTATcactatactatactagtaaatttaaatatatgaGAGGTGTTACGGATTGATTGCGTGGTGattttatataactatatatatatatatgaatgaatgaatgaatgaatggatggatggatgaatggatgatgttACATAATgaggagtgagtgagtgagtgagtgagtgagtgttgTTGTTAATCACAAAGTGAAATTCTGGATAATTTACAGATTTATttagaaaaaggaagaaggagaaggagaaggagaagaaggagaagaagaagaagattttatGATAATTTACCAAGTTGTATAGTTCCTCGTATTATTAGTTATGTTACCTAGTCATATCATATCAGCCtcgagagaaaaagaagtcaGAAGTCAGAAGTCAGAAGTCAGAAGtcagaggagagagaaaagagtccagtccagtccagtccagaGGAGTCTGTCTGTACAGTGTACAGCGTACAGTGTACAAAGTATCCagacacacatacatacagatacCTACTACTCTTACCTAGGCATTCAAGATGAAACATCTGCAAGTCGGAAAATCCGCGAGTCAAACCATGCAATCCATCCATGCAATCCATGTAAGATGTTTCTTTGGTGTGTTCCTGACCCCTGGATCTAGCCTCGAAGATGTTTAGTTTGTTCGGCCTGGGGAGGTTTCGTTTCTAGGTGGTTTGGAATTGGTAGGtttctccacctcctcttcctcctcccctgttttttttttctttgggtGCATTCCACACACgctatttttttatttttttggtcTACGTAAGGGTTCTGAAAAGTTTCCGATTTGGAGACTTCGGGGGATTACCTTGCCTTGTGGATTGGATTGCTGGGGTTGGGGGGGGTTTTTTCTCCTAGTGTAGGGATGGATAGATCTGGGtttgggtggatggatggatgggtggatggaatTTGTTTGgaggtgtatgtatgtatgtatggatgtatggatcGATCATTGGTTTTGGTATCATTGTACTGTATTGCATTGTGTTGTAATGCAATGTAGAGGCAGGGAGGATTGTCCATGATTGGTTTTTCCGTGGCGTTTACTTGCTTCCATGTGTTTTGGAGCCCCTGATattggtgagtggtgagtggtgagtggtgtattgtgtattgtgtattgtgtattgtgttgtattgtgcACCTATCACTTGCGTCTTGTGGTACGGCACTAGGCATGACGGACGGGTTTTGTGATGGGTCGGAGGATAGAGGggattttgagaaatgatCGCTGTGGAATTGTGGgtgggaagggggaggggaggagggggtttaaataatatatggatgggggatggatgggggaTGGATCGTGGTTTGCATGAATGGGATAGAATGGGATGAACAATTGAATCGTGGAATCATGGATACTTGAATACTTGGATCGATGGATACTTGAAATACTTGGATACTTGAAATACTTGGATACTTGGATACTTGCTTGCCATTCTCCCACTTCTACGTGATCAATGGTGATACCTGAAGAATATCTAGGTGGATGAAGGAACGATAATAAGAAGAGCTCATCATAATGTGACCGACCTGCGTACCGACTGTGTACCTCCCTCCCTATTGATCTGTCCATCGTCTCTCTTCATGCCACTTTTGTATCGATGTACGCGAGGAGTATCTTGTGTCTGAATGTCATCAACAATACCATCATCCTGCCCATCTACTTACTGCCTTGCGACTCATATCTTGGACATCGTCGACTGCATCCCTTCGCCCTGGCCCTCCTCGTATACTATGATGCATCGTACTCCTGTCAATCAAATCTAATATCCACTCGTCACCGGTCTACTTGCCATACCTCGTAATTGCATCGACGCAGCTCATCTAACTACATCGACCTCGACATCGACCATACTTCGTCAATATCCCGCGCATCAATCTCCATATTCGATTTCTCCCGATTGGGGATCCAGACATTATTCTCATACGTTAGTTCTCTCCTCGAGCATCTACCAGCATAGCACTGCCTACCCCTTCATTCATTTCAGCTGGAAGGGCAGAGGGCAAAGAGCAGCTAAACCGCCAAACGAGCAAGCTAGCGACGAGCATTGCATGGGACAGTTTGGACCGTTACAGCCTTATCAAGGATCTCCCGAATCAAAATTGGAGCAAACAGGACCCATCTGATACTGACATCGTTGCCGGACGGGTATGTTGATTTGACCTCGAtgctcttttcttttatttgcaaatcaattgattcaagcCGGATgccttttcttcatctcgCCATATCACCAAGATTCATGCAATACGGCCGCCTGCTTTAACGTCCCATTTTAGATGCAAAGGTCAGAgggagaagcagaagaaagcGGTCCGTAGTTCGTCTTACAAGTTATAAGTTAAGAAGAGCCTCGGGTCTGCTCGAGAAACAGAACAATTGGATcccattgcattgcatttcATTTTCACCCCCAAAAGACTGCGAaagagagagtgagagatcGAGAGAACGAGAGAGCCAGCgcgagaagagagagagtaGCGAGATAATTCAGATCATAATTCATTCAAAAGTAATTCGCAatctcaattcatcaatctcaattcatcaatctcacTGCCGGacctttttattattctcgACATTCTATTTTACGTTGCAGCCCGACACTCACTCTCTTCCGTCTTCCTCAACCTTTtacccatccatcttcttccaagcCTTGTATTTCTCCATAATCCATTTTATTAATGATTAGCAAGGCCTACAGGGAAATTTAATTCCAGAACCCCCCATCCATTCGTTCACccttttcttccaatttcaattcaattaaaagtcTATTCACCACACAATACGAATCGATCAAATCAAGCCTTCCCTGTCAATTCTGCGACAAACACTCTCGCTCCCATTAAATCGAACCTCCACGATGGTTTCTTCAATCCGACCACGAACTCCTGGAACGTCACCACATGGCGCCGAGAGATTAGCAGGAATTCCGGAGAACGGAAAGCATAATAACTCCAGTACCCCTCGTCGTTCCAGTCTTGGTTTGTTACTTCGTCGGTCCAAGTCTGGAAATTTAAACTCCAAGCATAAGAAAGATCTTGCTCAAttgcaagagcaagagcgTGAAAGACTCCTCCGCGAAGCAGCTGCGATCCCCAGATCTCCACCTCGTCTTCCCGACCTTGCTGTCCCTACACATTTTCCCTCGTTCGGTGGTGAAGACAGACCGGGCTCGGCGACTTCTGGAAATAGTGGCCAAGGTGCGAGAAGTGCTTCAATGGACCCCCAAGCTAGATCGTACACAATGAGTAGCACCCTCAGTGTGCCAGTTCCTCCAGTCCCTTCGGGTGCGAGGAATGGGGGTTGGGTTGATCCTTATGCTAGATCAGAGAGCATGACACATCGGGGAAGATACAGCTATGCAAGCAGTGCCGTGAGCACAATTAATAGTCCTCGCAGAGTGCGAAGACGTAAAGATCCTACTCCATTTAAGTAAGTTTTGACATCACCTTCTTTCTTGACTTGTATTGACAGCTCTGTAGTGTTCTCATCATTGGCGCACGCGGTGCAGGCAAGACATCTTTCCTTAATTTCCTCAAAACCTCCCTCGCTATCCCCCCCAAGAAGAGATCAAAGCCCGAACCATTGGCCGAAGATATATTTGCTCCACGTACGCCCAAGTCTGGAAAATTCATCTCGCATTATCTCGAATCCGAAATTGAAGGTGAACGTATTGGTTTAACCTTGTGGGATTCAGAAGGCTTGGATAAAAATGTCGTGGATCTTCAACTTCGAGATATGTCTTCATTCCTCGAAagcaaatttgaagaaactTTCACGGAAGAAATGAAGGTTATGAGAGCTCCAGGTGTTCAAGATACACACATCCATGCTGTATTCCTCATTCTCGACCCCACACGCCTGGACcagaatattgaagattcaaAGAATGTGACcacaaatggaaatggtcattttggtgtatttggTACAGGCCCGCGTTTGTTTGGTAGTCTCGATGAAGATCTTGATTTGCAAGTCCTTCGTACATTGCAAGGGAAAACTACTGTCATTCCGGTCATCTCAAAAGCCGACACTATTACAACGGCCCACATGACGTATTTAAAGAAGACGGTTTGGGATAGTCTGCGTAAGGCTAATCTCGACCCACTCGAAGCACTCGGACTAGATGATGAACCCGAAAGCCCAATTATCGGCCACAGCCAAAGCCACCTCgatgaaagagatgaatATGCTGCTTCTGAGAATGGTTCAGGTTCATCGGGTGGTTCTCCCAATTCCAAACGTCTTTCCTCGGGTTCCATTCGTCGCCACAAACGCGAATCGGAAGTTAGCGAGATTCCTTATCTACCTCTCTCAATCATCAGTCCTGATTTGTATGAACCCGATGTCATTGGTCGTAAATTCCCATGGGGGTTTGCGGATCCGATGAATGTCGAACATTGCGATTTTGTACGTTTGAAGGAAGCAGTGTTTGCAGAATGGAGAGGTGAATTGAGGGAGGCAAGCAGGGAACTTTGGTATGAGGGATGGAGAACTAGTCGCCTCAAGGAAAGGGAGAGTCTGGCTAGACGATGATTTTATGGAGGGGTTATTTGAGACATATGTCTTACCTTTGGTGGTGAACATATTTTGATACAATAATTCCACGCTTTGTGTTTGCGGAGTATGGGAAGCAGCACCAATTTACAATCTCCTGCAGGAGAGAACACAACAAACCCGAatttttgatcttcttccaaCACTTTACAACTTCGATTTTCGGCTTCGAACACAATCAATCATTGTGTCGCATGTTCTAGACATGGCTTTATTTCTTTACACCTTTTACAACAAGTTTTCACGAATCGGggtttattttatttttttctttgatgttTGAGTACTTTACTCTATTGTCGGATTGGCAAGGcaatggatgggatggaatggaatggatgcaTACCCCCTTTTTTacatttcgatttttttgattttttttttcgagtTCTCTTTTACGCGTGGGCTTATGGCTACTACTTTTCATTGCATTTGTGATGATGTGGTGGTTGTAAACTACGGTTTATGAAGTGTTTCTATTACGCAGCTGGGTTTGTAGGTTttgtttggggtttggagggaaagggaaaggaaaggagagatgattttgagagGGTTTTGTGGGGGGGGATtggtggattgatggagGTTCGTATGTTGATTCGAGAggggagaaaagagagattgaCGAATTGAAAGAGTGAAAGAATGAGAgagtgaagagagaagattaagaatgaaattgatgattgatacCTATGAATTTTGGGCGGatggttttgtttttgtgcTCTTTGGGgttcttttcatcttcttctctcaaaaagaaatagtttagatagataggtagtgATATGAGAATTGGTCATTTTGAGATGGTATTttatgttgttgttg is part of the Botrytis cinerea B05.10 chromosome 1, complete sequence genome and harbors:
- the Bcrim9 gene encoding Bcrim9 — translated: MLRPATPLSLLLLAAFACLLVSILSTPIIKSIPLASFDGVQFGVFGFCKGSTCSNVEIGYSTESLYDETQSATFDLSTKTRSTLSAILIIHPVAALFTLIMLILAIAAHFHAPSHSPRYLLGIFILSILTLILTLLAFLIDVLLFVPHMAWGSYVVLAATIIIAASGVVSCAMRRTLVSRKARKRRIEENAEMNGENFYNRQGTETISPVATDTSISKNPANEKLPTFATFDANNNERTSDERIPLTTRTPTTENSPTNVPGGSIRSQGMDGYNGPQSGTPSMDQYGNPIPMMPMMPQVGNAYGMRNRDQSAGPPGQALSHQYSNTSMNSRGRGGMPPGPPGRGGYGPPRGGYRGGYGGPPPGPNRGGYGYGQPRGGYGPRGGYGPRGGGYPGPYRGGMNNGMMAMGNGGRAPPPGYDSRGPSDPSAPIGGFRDASPAPPGGYIAYRPDEIRPSSLPRAESPPPLDDLENSENAGMVGQAIEMDATTGSPSHPPPGFVGQFGNLRDSDGDVAGMVGLQQQKIQQKHETLISETSQYSQDEYIPPRQVWGQQAGRSSPLNPASQPVEPPPSDSTHKRENSNDNYYEDVDPRFADPAPAPALAPATKSSLTIPAAMNLAAHPLNNHYDPNTHLQPNPLSNLDGNNSYNSLEELQSGQRSPAESERSTFTSVSQRGINPRWNGGASGYAGPPMPNRRAVPRREDVLLNDNPDFALPTGRGGRGPPRVMRGGMIPNSAYPGASAL